One segment of Thermococcus profundus DNA contains the following:
- a CDS encoding metal-dependent hydrolase, translating into MVKVKFLGHAAFLIEGSKKILIDPFLSGNPKAAVKPEEVEADLILVTHAHGDHVGDSIEIAKRTGAKIVAMYDVANYISEQSDGKVETIGMNYGPTEIDGVFIVQVPAWHSSSDGIHSIGNASGFIVKLDGKTIYHAGDTFVFSDMALFNELYGPIDVALLPIGGHFTMGPKEAAKAVELLKSKKVVPMHYSTWPPIAQDPEEFKRLVGEKAEVVILQPGEELKV; encoded by the coding sequence ATGGTGAAGGTGAAGTTCCTGGGCCACGCGGCTTTTCTGATCGAGGGGAGCAAGAAGATCCTGATAGACCCGTTCCTCAGCGGCAACCCGAAGGCGGCCGTTAAGCCAGAGGAAGTTGAGGCAGACCTCATCCTAGTAACCCACGCCCATGGCGACCACGTTGGAGATTCAATTGAGATAGCAAAGAGGACTGGAGCGAAGATAGTTGCCATGTATGACGTGGCGAACTACATAAGCGAGCAGTCCGATGGAAAAGTTGAGACGATAGGAATGAACTACGGGCCCACTGAAATCGACGGGGTCTTCATCGTCCAGGTCCCGGCCTGGCACTCCAGCAGCGACGGGATACACAGCATAGGCAACGCCTCCGGCTTCATAGTGAAGCTCGACGGGAAGACCATCTACCACGCGGGAGATACGTTCGTGTTCTCCGATATGGCGCTCTTCAACGAGCTCTACGGTCCGATTGACGTGGCCCTCCTCCCGATAGGAGGGCACTTCACTATGGGTCCAAAAGAAGCGGCCAAAGCAGTTGAACTTCTCAAGTCGAAGAAGGTTGTGCCGATGCACTACAGCACTTGGCCTCCAATAGCTCAAGATCCCGAGGAGTTCAAGAGGCTCGTTGGAGAGAAGGCTGAGGTCGTTATACTCCAGCCCGGAGAAGAGTTAAAGGTTTGA
- a CDS encoding glucose-1-phosphate thymidylyltransferase, producing the protein MKALILSGGHGTRLRPLTYSQQKQLIPVANKPVLFYAIEDVIEAGVHEIGIIVGPNADQVKKTVLSREWDANIEFIYQGEPKGLAHAILVARDFLGDEDFVMYLGDNILREGIVKHKKYFEKNDFDASILLQEVPNPQQFGVAELSEDGKTIKRLIEKPKAPPSNLALVGIYFFKPVIHEAVRNIKPSWRNELEITDAIQWLIDNGYKVGWTKVTGWWKDTGKPEDLLDANRLILDDIKRDVRVNTKARIHGRVVIEEGTEIDENTVIKGPVVIGKNCRIKNAYIGPYTSIGDNVLIENTEIEDSIVLEGSEIRNAGRIVESLIGRGVRIINGTSHPLGRKLVVGDNSRLIL; encoded by the coding sequence ATGAAAGCGCTCATACTCTCTGGAGGTCACGGCACCAGGCTTAGACCGCTCACATATTCCCAGCAGAAGCAGCTAATTCCAGTGGCAAACAAGCCCGTGCTGTTCTACGCCATTGAAGATGTAATCGAGGCAGGTGTTCATGAAATAGGAATAATAGTTGGCCCTAACGCAGATCAGGTTAAGAAGACGGTCTTAAGCAGGGAATGGGATGCCAACATTGAGTTCATCTACCAGGGGGAGCCAAAGGGGCTGGCCCATGCCATTCTAGTCGCGAGGGATTTTTTGGGTGATGAGGACTTCGTAATGTACCTTGGAGACAACATACTGAGAGAGGGAATCGTGAAACACAAAAAGTACTTCGAGAAGAACGACTTCGATGCCAGCATACTCCTTCAGGAGGTTCCTAATCCCCAGCAGTTCGGAGTTGCCGAGCTGAGCGAAGACGGTAAGACCATAAAGAGACTCATTGAAAAGCCCAAAGCTCCACCGAGCAACCTTGCACTGGTCGGCATATACTTCTTCAAGCCGGTTATCCATGAAGCGGTGAGGAACATAAAGCCGTCCTGGAGGAACGAGCTTGAGATTACGGATGCAATCCAGTGGCTTATTGACAATGGCTACAAAGTCGGGTGGACAAAGGTCACCGGCTGGTGGAAGGACACGGGGAAGCCCGAGGACCTCTTAGACGCCAACAGGCTGATTCTGGACGACATAAAGAGGGACGTTAGAGTTAACACAAAGGCCAGAATCCACGGAAGGGTTGTCATTGAGGAAGGAACAGAAATTGACGAGAATACTGTTATCAAGGGACCGGTCGTTATAGGGAAGAACTGCAGGATTAAAAACGCCTACATCGGGCCATACACGAGCATTGGCGACAATGTCCTCATTGAGAACACCGAGATCGAGGATTCGATAGTTCTGGAAGGCAGCGAGATAAGGAACGCGGGGAGGATAGTTGAGAGCCTGATAGGGCGGGGCGTGAGGATAATCAACGGCACTTCCCACCCACTTGGCAGGAAACTCGTCGTCGGCGACAATTCCAGGCTTATACTGTGA
- the rfbB gene encoding dTDP-glucose 4,6-dehydratase, producing MRLLVTGGMGFIGSNFIRYVLEKHDDWEVINLDKLGYGSNPANLKEFEEDERYTFIKGDIADFELVSKLVKKADGVVHFAAESHVDRSISSPEHFLNSNVVGTYTLLEAVRKENPQVRFVHISTDEVYGDILRGSFTENDRLMPSSPYSATKAASDMLVLGWARTYSLNASITRCTNNYGPYQFPEKLIPKTIIRASMDLKIPIYGTGQNVRDWLYVEDHVRAIEAVLLNGESREVYNISAGEEKRNIEVVKTILKLMGKDNSLIEFVEDRPGHDLRYSLDSWKITRDLKWRPKYSFEEGIGRTVRWYLENEWWWRPLVNEKVLHPTPWKLGW from the coding sequence ATGAGGCTTCTTGTAACGGGAGGGATGGGCTTCATAGGAAGCAACTTTATCCGCTACGTTCTGGAGAAACACGATGACTGGGAAGTGATAAACCTGGACAAGCTCGGCTACGGCTCCAACCCTGCAAATCTGAAAGAGTTTGAAGAGGATGAAAGATATACCTTCATCAAAGGAGACATAGCGGACTTTGAACTCGTGAGCAAGTTGGTTAAGAAAGCTGACGGAGTGGTACATTTCGCCGCAGAAAGCCACGTGGACAGGAGCATTTCAAGCCCGGAGCACTTTTTGAATAGCAATGTTGTTGGAACATACACTCTTTTGGAAGCCGTCAGGAAAGAAAATCCTCAAGTTAGGTTCGTCCACATAAGCACGGATGAGGTCTACGGTGACATTTTAAGGGGTTCCTTTACCGAAAACGACCGCCTGATGCCGTCCTCACCCTATTCCGCCACCAAAGCGGCCAGCGACATGCTCGTCCTCGGATGGGCTAGAACTTACAGCTTGAACGCTTCCATAACAAGGTGCACCAACAACTATGGCCCGTACCAGTTCCCAGAGAAGCTCATCCCAAAGACGATAATACGGGCAAGCATGGATCTCAAGATTCCAATATATGGCACGGGCCAAAACGTCAGGGATTGGCTCTATGTGGAGGATCACGTGAGGGCAATTGAGGCCGTTTTACTCAATGGAGAATCAAGGGAGGTATACAACATCTCCGCCGGCGAGGAGAAGAGGAATATAGAGGTTGTCAAGACTATCCTGAAACTTATGGGTAAAGATAATAGTCTAATCGAGTTCGTCGAGGACAGGCCCGGCCATGACCTCCGCTATTCCCTCGACTCCTGGAAGATAACCCGCGACCTCAAGTGGCGCCCCAAATACAGCTTCGAGGAGGGCATTGGGAGAACCGTTAGATGGTACCTCGAAAACGAGTGGTGGTGGAGGCCGTTAGTTAACGAGAAAGTTCTCCATCCTACGCCCTGGAAACTGGGATGGTAA
- the rfbC gene encoding dTDP-4-dehydrorhamnose 3,5-epimerase → MPFEFKRLEIPDVILIKPTVFEDARGFFMETYKKSDFEKAGIKGEFVQDNHSRSKYGVLRGLHFQRGPYAQAKIVRAVRGVIYDVAVDLRKDSPTFGKYVGVILSEFNKYQLYIPRGFAHGFVVLSDVAEVVYKVDNVYAPDYEGGLIWNDPDVGIKWPVEDPIISPKDQKWPTLRELVEKGELF, encoded by the coding sequence ATGCCCTTCGAGTTCAAGAGGCTGGAGATTCCTGACGTCATCCTGATAAAGCCCACGGTCTTCGAGGACGCGAGGGGCTTCTTCATGGAGACCTACAAGAAGTCCGACTTTGAGAAGGCCGGCATTAAGGGGGAGTTCGTGCAGGACAACCACTCTCGCTCAAAATACGGCGTTCTTAGGGGTCTGCACTTCCAGAGAGGGCCCTACGCGCAGGCGAAGATAGTGAGGGCCGTTAGGGGGGTCATCTACGATGTTGCCGTGGACTTGAGAAAAGACTCTCCGACCTTCGGGAAGTACGTTGGGGTTATTTTATCAGAGTTCAACAAGTACCAGCTCTACATTCCAAGGGGCTTTGCCCACGGGTTCGTGGTTCTGAGCGATGTCGCAGAGGTTGTTTACAAGGTGGACAACGTCTACGCCCCCGACTATGAAGGCGGCCTGATATGGAACGATCCCGATGTGGGAATTAAGTGGCCGGTTGAAGACCCTATAATCTCGCCAAAGGACCAGAAGTGGCCAACTTTGAGGGAGCTTGTTGAGAAAGGCGAGCTGTTTTAG
- the rfbD gene encoding dTDP-4-dehydrorhamnose reductase, with protein sequence MRVAIIGANGQLGTDLVKIFSEDSNFEVIPLTHKDLDVTIPKTLEILKRMKPDVIINTAAYVRVDDAERYPEKAFAVNAIGALNVARVANEIGAINVYISTDYVFDGEKGEPYTEDDVPNPINVYGASKYTGEIFTQNYSSKHYIIRVASLYGKAGASGKGGNFVEWVIEKAKRGEELRIVEDQFMSPTYTKDVARTLRKFLKLKAEFGIYHIVNEGFCSWYEFTKIIFEILNWDVQIKPIKSNELNRLARRPRFSALKNKKLRKLHLRMESWEDALRKYLTEKAEV encoded by the coding sequence ATGAGGGTAGCTATAATTGGAGCAAACGGTCAGCTTGGGACAGACCTCGTAAAGATCTTCAGTGAAGACTCGAATTTTGAGGTTATCCCTTTAACACATAAAGACCTCGATGTGACTATTCCGAAAACTCTTGAAATTCTCAAACGAATGAAGCCAGACGTTATTATCAACACTGCCGCGTACGTTAGGGTGGACGATGCCGAGCGTTATCCTGAGAAAGCCTTTGCTGTGAATGCGATAGGGGCTTTGAATGTTGCAAGGGTTGCAAATGAGATTGGAGCGATCAACGTTTATATCAGCACTGACTACGTTTTTGATGGAGAAAAGGGAGAGCCGTATACTGAAGATGATGTTCCAAACCCGATAAACGTCTATGGGGCTAGCAAGTACACTGGGGAGATTTTCACTCAGAACTACTCTTCTAAGCATTATATAATCAGGGTAGCAAGCCTTTACGGAAAAGCTGGAGCAAGCGGCAAGGGCGGGAACTTCGTCGAGTGGGTCATTGAGAAGGCAAAAAGAGGAGAAGAACTTAGAATCGTGGAAGACCAGTTCATGAGCCCAACGTACACAAAGGATGTCGCCAGAACTTTGAGGAAGTTTCTGAAATTAAAGGCGGAGTTCGGAATCTATCACATAGTCAATGAAGGCTTTTGCTCGTGGTATGAGTTCACCAAGATAATATTTGAGATTTTGAACTGGGACGTCCAAATAAAGCCCATAAAGTCAAATGAGCTCAATAGGTTGGCAAGGAGGCCGAGGTTCTCCGCGCTGAAGAATAAGAAACTGAGAAAACTCCATTTGAGAATGGAGTCTTGGGAAGATGCATTACGGAAGTATTTAACAGAGAAGGCAGAAGTGTAA
- a CDS encoding flippase: MNETSQELHKIARGTGIVFVGTVVSMFFGFLNRAVIARYFSVSEYGVFNLALTVLNVIFIIVTLGIPNALPREVAVYKKTEPSKVKVLVSTALIVVALSSLAGTIFLVLGAENISQVFSEGRLAYGLKIMSFALPFAAVTVNIVSSTQGFGRVRERVFFNIFYPLLLLIFVLSIALLNFPFISIFLAYTLAQSAIWFILFVEVKTRGIFEIGFYFDWRIGMELIKFSIPLMLTGIIGFVITWADTLMLGYYKSSNIVGLYNAATPLAQLLPVFLNSAAFLYLSSLSQLYVQRKIPEMKRIYQVLTKWIFLLTFPLFSVIFIFPEATINFLFGENYIPASLTLQILALGFMTHAFLGLNEWTLIAIGEPKLNLIGNSFAAIFNIILNALLIPRYGIVGAASATATSYTAANVIKSFWLYRRIKIHPFSRNCTKSLVIGFVLLGFVKSIHITVLTLRYAVLILLVFLGVYYILVYLSGSIDKEDTELFLMIKKRFRE, translated from the coding sequence ATGAACGAGACAAGCCAAGAATTACACAAGATTGCGAGGGGAACAGGAATAGTCTTCGTTGGAACTGTTGTTTCAATGTTCTTTGGATTCTTAAATAGGGCTGTAATAGCAAGATACTTTTCTGTCAGTGAGTACGGAGTGTTTAATTTGGCTTTAACTGTTTTGAACGTCATATTTATTATAGTTACACTTGGTATTCCTAATGCCCTACCAAGAGAAGTTGCAGTTTACAAGAAAACCGAACCTTCGAAAGTTAAGGTACTGGTTTCTACGGCTCTGATTGTGGTTGCATTGAGCAGTTTAGCTGGGACAATATTTCTAGTTCTCGGAGCGGAAAATATTTCCCAAGTCTTCAGTGAAGGAAGATTAGCTTATGGTCTAAAAATAATGTCCTTTGCATTACCATTTGCCGCAGTAACTGTGAATATAGTGTCAAGTACTCAAGGCTTTGGGAGAGTCAGAGAGAGGGTATTTTTTAATATATTTTATCCATTATTGTTGCTAATATTTGTTCTATCTATAGCGCTACTTAACTTCCCATTTATTTCAATATTTTTGGCGTATACCCTAGCCCAATCTGCAATATGGTTCATACTATTTGTTGAAGTCAAAACTCGTGGTATCTTTGAGATAGGATTCTACTTTGATTGGAGAATTGGAATGGAACTTATCAAATTTTCAATTCCCCTCATGCTTACAGGTATCATAGGTTTTGTGATTACCTGGGCAGATACATTAATGTTAGGTTATTACAAAAGTTCCAATATTGTTGGTCTTTACAACGCCGCAACTCCTTTAGCCCAGTTACTTCCAGTTTTCTTGAACTCTGCCGCATTTCTTTATCTCTCTTCTTTATCTCAACTCTATGTCCAGAGAAAGATACCGGAAATGAAGAGAATTTACCAAGTGTTAACCAAATGGATTTTTCTGTTAACTTTTCCTCTCTTCAGCGTAATTTTTATATTTCCCGAGGCAACCATAAACTTTCTATTTGGGGAAAACTATATCCCTGCTAGCTTGACACTTCAGATTCTAGCACTAGGGTTTATGACCCATGCATTTTTAGGCTTAAATGAGTGGACTTTAATTGCAATTGGGGAACCAAAATTAAATTTGATTGGAAACTCTTTCGCAGCCATTTTCAATATTATACTGAATGCCCTTCTAATTCCCAGATACGGAATAGTCGGAGCCGCTAGTGCTACTGCAACTTCATATACTGCCGCTAATGTGATTAAGTCTTTCTGGCTTTATCGGAGGATCAAAATTCATCCCTTTAGCAGAAATTGCACAAAGTCTTTAGTTATTGGCTTCGTTTTGCTTGGATTTGTTAAGAGCATACATATAACAGTACTAACCCTTCGGTATGCAGTTCTTATTCTCTTGGTATTTTTGGGGGTTTATTATATTTTAGTTTATCTTAGCGGAAGTATTGATAAAGAAGATACTGAGCTGTTTTTAATGATAAAGAAAAGATTTAGGGAGTAA
- a CDS encoding class I SAM-dependent methyltransferase gives MWLEVKIPKTEVVIKPEKIIELIKGKKVCHIGAIGDAKNFEESLHVKMREHAKFLLGIDVDKEAIELIKQPDIIYGNVEEFDKIEEIKNIKWDVIVAADVIEHTKNPGEALERISKVMSKETKLIVTLPNAFSLRFIYYMLRHGIFGREMYLAGHTFWPTYATFMRLIKGTDLEVESFYFSVGTAPRGFWKIAYKILKKFPIYSPGLFFILRKKEDSNNGRQEYTHSSSVPI, from the coding sequence ATGTGGTTAGAAGTTAAAATTCCAAAAACAGAAGTCGTCATAAAACCTGAAAAAATTATTGAATTGATTAAAGGGAAAAAAGTTTGTCACATCGGTGCTATTGGAGATGCAAAAAATTTTGAAGAGTCGTTACATGTAAAGATGAGAGAACATGCGAAGTTCCTACTTGGTATCGATGTAGATAAAGAGGCCATAGAGTTAATAAAACAACCGGATATAATCTATGGTAATGTAGAGGAATTTGATAAAATCGAAGAAATAAAGAATATAAAATGGGATGTAATAGTTGCTGCAGATGTTATCGAACACACTAAAAATCCAGGGGAGGCTCTTGAGAGGATCAGCAAGGTCATGTCTAAGGAAACAAAATTAATTGTTACATTACCAAATGCCTTCAGTTTGCGCTTCATTTATTATATGCTCAGACATGGAATTTTTGGTAGGGAGATGTATCTTGCAGGTCACACTTTCTGGCCAACTTATGCGACCTTTATGCGATTGATTAAAGGAACTGACCTAGAAGTTGAATCTTTTTATTTTTCAGTAGGAACAGCACCAAGAGGTTTTTGGAAAATAGCATATAAAATATTAAAAAAGTTTCCCATATATTCGCCAGGATTGTTTTTTATTTTGAGAAAAAAGGAGGATAGTAATAATGGAAGACAAGAATATACCCATAGTAGTAGTGTTCCCATTTGA
- a CDS encoding glycosyltransferase family 4 protein: MEDKNIPIVVVFPFDPAYVESKASGNPATYLRFIKYLLKKREYKVTLIGMKEGEKKFEDENFTFIPIFEKPKNWILFTLKLMFQVPFLKIPDSAVIISSHPAYLLPFIMFKPKNPKVFESVFTHFRAVREENRVLSYLMEIVYNIVEPIFLRYVDIIIASPRYSGYYKNRYLWVAKKIYRMTHESVDTKLFKPLDKGRVRRKYGIPMSSKVILQVAVVNRIKRGDLLIRSFAIVRSMIPNTKLVFVGPVKNYKYKEYLDTLIKELDLNKDVIFMGEFPLKSIPELINCADVLAITSTVETGPLPALEAFACGIPVVSTDVGLVPLLIRNSKLGRLLPANVDEKTFAKALIEVLNENDEKDNRKLKIQRRNIAKEFDIEINQQKRLRACEIAKSIKSQCQQFIW, translated from the coding sequence ATGGAAGACAAGAATATACCCATAGTAGTAGTGTTCCCATTTGATCCAGCATATGTGGAAAGTAAAGCTTCAGGAAATCCTGCCACATATTTAAGATTCATAAAATATCTCCTAAAAAAAAGAGAATATAAAGTTACACTTATTGGAATGAAAGAAGGAGAAAAAAAATTCGAAGATGAAAACTTCACTTTCATCCCTATATTTGAAAAGCCTAAAAATTGGATATTGTTTACCTTAAAACTTATGTTCCAAGTCCCTTTTTTAAAAATACCAGATTCTGCAGTTATAATATCCTCTCATCCAGCATATCTTCTACCATTTATAATGTTTAAACCTAAAAATCCAAAAGTTTTCGAGAGTGTTTTTACACATTTTCGAGCAGTTAGAGAAGAAAATCGCGTTTTATCTTATCTCATGGAAATAGTTTACAATATAGTAGAACCGATATTTTTAAGATATGTAGATATAATCATTGCTTCACCTCGATACAGTGGTTATTATAAAAATAGATACCTGTGGGTTGCAAAGAAAATATATAGAATGACGCACGAGTCTGTAGATACTAAGTTATTTAAACCTCTAGATAAAGGAAGAGTTCGGCGCAAGTATGGAATTCCCATGTCAAGCAAGGTCATATTACAAGTTGCAGTAGTCAACAGGATAAAAAGAGGAGATTTACTAATCAGATCGTTTGCTATTGTTAGGTCAATGATCCCAAATACAAAGCTTGTATTCGTAGGACCCGTGAAGAACTATAAATATAAAGAGTATCTAGATACTTTAATAAAAGAGCTTGATTTGAATAAAGATGTTATTTTTATGGGAGAGTTCCCACTTAAATCAATCCCAGAATTGATCAACTGTGCAGACGTGTTAGCTATAACATCCACGGTAGAAACAGGACCTCTTCCTGCGCTTGAAGCATTTGCATGTGGTATCCCTGTAGTCTCTACAGACGTTGGCCTCGTACCATTGCTAATCAGAAATAGTAAACTCGGACGTCTTCTCCCAGCAAACGTAGATGAAAAAACTTTCGCCAAAGCCCTCATTGAGGTTTTAAATGAAAATGATGAAAAAGATAATCGAAAACTCAAAATACAAAGACGAAATATTGCAAAAGAGTTTGATATTGAGATCAACCAACAAAAACGGCTAAGAGCATGCGAGATCGCGAAAAGTATAAAATCACAATGTCAGCAGTTTATATGGTGA
- a CDS encoding glycosyltransferase family 4 protein has protein sequence MHIYIVYNYDYYNPRNGGGIRYTHNLIRYLLKRDLDVTLIGVHLPNINKTAFYKSGPSTIYVARNSDSALKFFINLFLKVPFLKFKENSIIHAHRSYFLLPFILFHPRVPKVVTLHMKPLEFVRVEYPRYFKLVDIPHKLIEFFCLDNIDAIIAINEDIKSAYEKRYPKIKGKIKVISGSGIDVDKFRPMDKEKMREKYGFEVNESVVLFVGRLEKIKNVDFLIRSFAILLRNAPNSRLVIVGRGTQQKNLANLAKDLGIEDRITFMGEVNPEKIPEVYNCADVLALPSLSEASPTVVREALACGIPVVSMNVGDVNKIITNPKLGIIVNEYNEKLFADALFETLKLVRDHPEEVKEKCREVALKRFSFETVAKSYLEVYKSLIRER, from the coding sequence ATGCATATTTACATAGTTTATAACTATGATTATTACAATCCAAGAAACGGAGGCGGGATAAGGTATACTCATAATTTAATAAGATATTTACTTAAACGAGATTTAGACGTCACATTGATTGGAGTACACCTGCCAAATATTAACAAAACAGCATTTTATAAGTCCGGTCCCAGCACGATTTATGTAGCAAGAAATTCTGATAGTGCTTTAAAATTTTTCATTAACTTATTTCTAAAGGTTCCATTCCTAAAATTCAAAGAAAATTCAATTATACATGCTCATCGGTCATATTTCCTTCTTCCATTTATCCTATTCCATCCTCGAGTGCCCAAGGTAGTTACATTACACATGAAACCTCTGGAGTTTGTTCGAGTAGAATATCCTCGTTATTTTAAATTAGTTGATATTCCACATAAACTTATTGAGTTCTTTTGTTTAGATAATATTGATGCAATTATAGCTATTAATGAAGACATAAAATCTGCATATGAGAAAAGATATCCAAAAATTAAAGGCAAAATAAAAGTAATATCGGGATCTGGAATTGATGTAGACAAGTTTAGGCCTATGGATAAAGAAAAAATGCGTGAGAAATATGGATTTGAGGTCAATGAAAGTGTAGTTCTCTTTGTGGGAAGACTTGAGAAAATAAAAAATGTGGATTTCTTAATACGTTCATTTGCCATATTATTAAGAAATGCCCCAAATTCGAGATTGGTTATTGTTGGACGTGGGACTCAACAGAAGAATTTGGCCAATCTAGCTAAAGATCTTGGTATAGAGGATAGAATTACCTTTATGGGAGAGGTTAATCCAGAAAAAATCCCTGAAGTCTATAACTGTGCAGATGTACTTGCTTTGCCTTCTCTCTCCGAAGCTAGCCCTACAGTAGTAAGAGAAGCGTTGGCATGTGGTATTCCTGTTGTGTCCATGAATGTAGGAGATGTAAATAAGATAATCACTAACCCAAAGTTAGGTATTATTGTTAATGAATATAATGAGAAACTTTTCGCAGACGCTCTATTTGAGACTCTTAAATTAGTCAGAGATCATCCAGAGGAAGTAAAAGAAAAATGCAGAGAAGTAGCTTTGAAGCGGTTTAGTTTTGAAACCGTTGCAAAAAGCTACCTTGAAGTCTACAAATCGCTAATTCGGGAGAGGTGA
- a CDS encoding nucleotidyltransferase domain-containing protein has protein sequence MGISRIYHNLAKGDCPMYIKAPILLLSNWLFQGILYMDKTERVFKLALDMLFTLVLVFLGVNLGVSILIGHTFNWILNGHVFVVFKNLKIITTPREKFDVYLERLKKRVENEPSIVWAGVYGSLVRGEFKETSDLDIRLIRKLGVINGVRACIFVMRERSWATFHKFPLDIYVGDSVRFLENMNKKELPITLKGEFDAYLHSL, from the coding sequence ATGGGAATTTCAAGAATCTATCATAACTTGGCCAAAGGCGACTGTCCAATGTACATTAAGGCTCCGATATTGCTTTTGTCCAACTGGTTGTTTCAAGGAATTTTATATATGGACAAAACGGAGAGAGTTTTTAAATTAGCTTTAGATATGTTGTTCACTCTGGTGTTGGTTTTTTTGGGAGTAAACCTGGGGGTCTCTATATTGATTGGTCATACTTTCAATTGGATATTGAATGGGCATGTTTTTGTGGTTTTTAAAAATCTTAAAATTATAACGACCCCGAGAGAAAAGTTTGATGTATATTTAGAGAGGCTAAAGAAAAGGGTTGAAAATGAACCAAGTATTGTTTGGGCAGGAGTTTATGGGAGCTTGGTAAGGGGAGAATTCAAAGAAACTTCAGATTTAGACATTAGGCTTATAAGGAAGCTAGGAGTTATTAATGGCGTGAGGGCATGTATATTTGTGATGAGGGAAAGAAGCTGGGCGACATTTCATAAGTTCCCGCTGGATATCTATGTTGGGGATAGTGTTAGGTTCTTAGAGAACATGAATAAAAAAGAACTGCCAATAACTCTTAAGGGTGAGTTTGATGCATATTTACATAGTTTATAA
- a CDS encoding dTMP kinase yields the protein MDPPRLICIIGPDGAGKTTQAKLLIEKLRERGYKYEYRWMRFHHLFSLPLLALARLMKLTEVETLSDGKKLGYHHFYKSKLVSTIYPFILYIDTLLAMIFKIYIPLKIQRKRIVCDRFVHDTLVDLAIDLNDPDFINSKIAKKYLKLIPKDCQTILLIAPYERIKKRREDLKFDKSLEKRVMIYKESSKEFPSIKIVDASSDIERIQEQILWAVCGESNGNFKNLS from the coding sequence ATGGATCCTCCGAGGCTCATATGTATCATCGGGCCAGATGGGGCTGGAAAAACGACCCAAGCCAAGTTGTTAATTGAAAAACTACGTGAGAGGGGGTATAAGTATGAATACAGGTGGATGAGGTTTCACCATTTGTTTTCTCTGCCTCTTCTTGCGCTTGCGAGGCTTATGAAATTAACCGAAGTCGAAACTTTGTCAGATGGAAAAAAATTGGGATATCACCACTTTTATAAATCCAAACTGGTTTCTACGATCTACCCTTTCATTCTCTATATTGACACTCTTCTTGCTATGATATTCAAAATTTACATTCCGCTAAAGATTCAAAGAAAAAGAATTGTTTGTGACAGATTTGTTCATGATACCTTAGTGGATCTAGCAATAGATTTGAACGACCCAGACTTCATCAATTCTAAGATAGCCAAGAAATACTTGAAGTTAATTCCAAAAGATTGCCAGACGATACTATTAATTGCTCCGTACGAAAGAATTAAAAAACGCAGAGAGGATTTAAAATTTGATAAGAGCCTTGAAAAGAGAGTTATGATATACAAAGAGTCTAGTAAAGAATTTCCATCAATAAAAATAGTAGATGCCTCCTCGGACATTGAACGTATTCAGGAACAAATATTGTGGGCAGTATGCGGTGAGAGTAATGGGAATTTCAAGAATCTATCATAA